The sequence CCCTGTCGGAGAGCCCACCTTGACCGATTTCGCTGCCACACGCTGCCTCTTCCACCTGCCCGAGGGGATGATCTACCTCGACGGCAACTCGCTGGGCCCGCTGCCGAAGTCCGCGGCCGAGCGCGTCGCCGCCATGATGCGGGACGAGTGGGGCGAGATGCTGATTGGCGGCTGGAACAGGGCCGGCTGGATGGCGCAGCCCATGGCGCTGGGCGACCGCATTGGGGCGCTGATCGGGGCGGAGCCGGGCCACGTGACCGTCGGCGACACGCTCTCGATCAAGGTCTACCAGGCGCTGGCCGCAGCCCTTGCGATGACCGACCGCAAGGTGATCCTCAGCGACAACGGTAATTTTCCAAGCGATCTCTACATAGCGGAGGGGCTGATCGGCACTTTGGGCCGCGGCCACGAACTGCGCGTCGTGGAGCCGGAGGCTGTGGAAGATACCCTGGATGAGAGCATCGGCGTCCTGATGCTGACCGAGGTCGACTACCGCACCGGCCGCCTCCACGACATGAAGGGGCTGACGGAGAAGGCTCACGCGCTCGGCATCGTCACAGTCTGGGACCTCGCCCATTCCGCCGGCGCGTTGTCTGTGGATGTGAGCGGCACCCGTGCCGATTTCGCCGTCGGCTGCACCTACAAATACCTCAACGGCGGCCCGGGTGCTCCTGCCTTTATCTACGTCGCGCCGCGCCATGCGGAGACGGCGCGGCCCGCGCTCTGCGGCTGGCTGGGCCACGAGGCGCCGTTCGCCTTCGACCCCGACTACCGCCCCGGCGCGGGCGTCGAGCGGATGCGGGTCGGCACGCCCCCGATCCTGCAATTTGCCGCCCTCAATGCGGCGCTCGACGCCTGGGACGGCGTGGATATGGCGGATCTGCGCGCC is a genomic window of Pontivivens ytuae containing:
- the kynU gene encoding kynureninase, which translates into the protein MTDFAATRCLFHLPEGMIYLDGNSLGPLPKSAAERVAAMMRDEWGEMLIGGWNRAGWMAQPMALGDRIGALIGAEPGHVTVGDTLSIKVYQALAAALAMTDRKVILSDNGNFPSDLYIAEGLIGTLGRGHELRVVEPEAVEDTLDESIGVLMLTEVDYRTGRLHDMKGLTEKAHALGIVTVWDLAHSAGALSVDVSGTRADFAVGCTYKYLNGGPGAPAFIYVAPRHAETARPALCGWLGHEAPFAFDPDYRPGAGVERMRVGTPPILQFAALNAALDAWDGVDMADLRAASQRLSERFIAEVEARTDLVLASPRDPARRGSQVSFRHPDGYAVMQALIARGVIGDFRAPDILRFGFTPLYLGEEEVVEAAAILSEILTTGTWDRAEFHQRQAVT